The region GTCGGGGCAAGGAAGCGGTCGGCGCGCTCCGCGCCGGCTTGGAGGGCGGACGCGGCACCGAGGCCTTGGCCGGGATCGACAATCTCTTGCAAGGCACCGGCGCCGGCCGCGGCGGCGGCGCGGCGCGCGGCGTGCAGCGGGCCGGCGTGGACGTGGTGGATCAGGGTGTGCGCAGCGACGGCGATGGTGCCGCCGCTTCGGGCCGGGACAGCCGCAGCCTCATGGCCGTGGTGGAGCGCTACAAGTCGGGCATCAAGTTCTGCTACGACAATGCCCTCAAGAAGGCGCCGCAGCTCCAGGGCAAGATCACCCTGCAGATGGACATCGAAGCCGATGGCAGCGTGCGCGGTCTGGTGGTGCAGCAAGACGGTGTCGGCGATGGGGCGATGCAGCGCTGCATCTGCACCCAGATCGGTTCGTGGAGATTCCCCGCCATCGAGGCCGGCACGGTGCGCTTCACCCTGCCCCTGGTTTTCACGCCGCCCAACGCTTGAGTCAGCGCTGGGCAGGGGCGAAGACAGCAGCGATCCCCGCGCTCGGCTGCAGGGCGACCCCTCCTTCCTTCCCTTCGACGACGAAGACTGCCTGCAAATCCGGTCGAGCGGCCAGGAACGCCATCCCCCGTTCGGGTCCGAGGACGAAGAGCGCGGTGGCGTAACAGTCGGCGGCGATGGGATCGTCGCTGAAGACGCTGACGCTCGCCGTGCCGCGCGCCGGGTAGCCGGTGGCGGGATCGAAGATGTGGTGGTAGCGCACGCCGCCTTCGATGAAGAACTGCTCGTAGTCGCCCGAGGTGGTCACCGCCCGCCAGCGCATGGGCACGGTGGCGAGGAGCGAGTCGGGCTGCCGCGGGTTCTGCACGCCGATGCGCCAGGGACCGCCGCGGGGTCGTTCGCCGCCGACCACGATGTCGCCGCTGATGTCGATCAGGAAGTCGCGGAGCCCCCGGGCACGGAAGCTGTCGGCGACGCAACGGGCGACGAATCCCTGGGCGATGCCGCCGAGATCCAGCCGCGCTTCGGGATCGAGCCAGTGGAAGCTGCCGTCCGCTTCGAGGCGGTAGGTCTCGCAGCCCACGTGGAGGAGGAGATGCTGCAGTGCGGACGCCTCCGGGAGGTGCGGCGTCGTGTCGCCGCCGAAGCCCCAGAGTCGCTTTACCGGCCCGATGCTGACGTCGAAGGCGCCGCCGGTGTCGCGGCAGACCTGTTGGGCCCGTTGCAGCAGGAGCCGTGTTTCCGGGGCGAGCGTCACCGACTCGCGCTCGTTGAGCCGGCAGAGGTCGCTCGCCGGGCGAAAGTCGGAGAGGAGCGCCTCCAGGCGCTCGACCTCGGCGCGGGCGGCGCGCAGCGCCGCGTCGGCCTCCGCCTCGTTGCGGGCGAGAACGGTGATTTGCACCGGCGCTCCCATGGCGACGAAGGCGTCGGTGGCGCGGTGGGGGCCGCGGTCGCAGCCGGCCAGCAGGAGCAACAAGGAGGGAAGTGCCCGGGGCAGGCGGCGTTTCAGCGCGGTTTCTCCGGATCTTCCCCGAAGGGGTCGTAGCGCGGCGACTTGAACTTGCGCAGGTCCTCGTCGAGGTTCTGGAAACGCTGGCGCTGCCGGTCGCCGCGCTCGTCGGCATCGAAGAGGTTCTGCAGCTTCTTTTGCTTCGCTTCGAACTGCTGGTGGAAGGCGTCCACCTCGTCCTTGAAACCCGGGCCAGCTTCCTCGGCGGGCAGCGCTTCGATCTTGTGGTGATCGCGCACCTCGACGCGCTGATCGAAAGCGCTCTTGATGATCTGGACGATGCCGGCCGCGTCGAGGGCCCGCACCAGGTGGCCGGTGTACTCCTTGGAAAAGCGCAACAGGGAGGCGATCTCCTCCACCGTGGGAGGACGCTGTTCCTGGTGCTGCAGGACGCGGATGGCGGCGACTGCGAGATGCGCCTGGCTTTGCGCGGGTGGCTGCACGGGGACCTCCAGGCCGGCGGGGAGCATTTTACAAACGCCTCGTCGTGCTGCAAAGGGGGCGCAGGACGGCCCTGGGCGAGGGAGCCCGGCAGGGGGCCGGCCGCGGCGGGAGGGACGGCGCCACCTCGTCGGGGACGATAGGGCATGGGGCAGGTGGGGTCGTCCACGTCTCGGCGGGGGGAGGACCCTGGGTGGGCAGGTCGGAACGGCGACGCGTGACGCGCCGGTGGCCCCCCGCAGCGCGCCATTTGGCTCAGAATTGCAGCCCCGGCCTGGCTCCGACTGCCGCGGAGAGGAGCCGTTTGGAGCGGCGCTCCAGCCAGTTTATAATCGTACAGTCGCTCTCCACGGGCGACGCAACGCAAGGATGCATGCTTTCCAGCGGGACGTGATCAGGAGGATCCGTGCGCCATCTGTTGCTGCTCGTGGACGACGAGCCCGCCCTTTTGGACTCCCTCTACAGAATCCTCAAGCGCGATACCTACGACATCTTGACCGCCGCCAGCGCCGCCGAGGCCCTGCGTCTCCTGGACGAGGAACCGGTGTCGCTCTGTCTCGCCGACCTGCGCATGCCCGGCATGGACGGCCTGGAGCTCCTCCGGCGCCTCCGGGCCTCGCACCCCGACGTGGCCGGCGTGCTCATGAGCGGCCACGCCTCCATCGAGGTGGCGGTGGAGGCCATGCGCGAGGGCGCCTGCGACTTCCTCCTCAAGCCCTTCGGTCGCAGCCAGCTCGAAACCGTGGTGGAGCGGGCCCTGGCGTCACGGCGCCGGCGCGCTCTGGCACCCTCGGTCGCCGCCGACTCGGCGCTGCAACAGCTCATCGGGCCGAGCTCGGCCATGCGGCGCGTGCTGCAGCTCGTCGAACAGGTCGGCCCGAGTTCCGCCAACGTCCTCATCCAAGGCGAGAGCGGCACCGGCAAGGAGCTCATCGCCAGCGCGATCCAGCAGCTCTCGCGGCGGCGCGAGGAGCCCTACATCCGGGTCAACTGTGCCGCCATCCCGGACAGCCTGATGGAGTCGGAGCTCTTCGGGCACGAGAAGGGCGCTTTCACAGGAGCCCACAAGGCGAAAAAGGGGAAGTTCGAGCTCGCTGACGGCGGCACGATCTTCCTCGACGAGATCGGCGACATGAGCGCCAGCACCCAGACCAAGCTCCTGCGGGTACTGCAGGAAGGGGAGTTCGACCGTGTCGGCGGCACGCGCACCTTGAGCGTGGACGTGCGCATCATCGCGGCGACGAATGCGGACCTGGAACGTCTGGTGGCGGAGCGCCGCTTCCGTGAAGACCTCTACTACCGGTTGCGGGTGATCCAGGTGCAGCTGCCGCCACTCCGGGAGCGCAAGTCCGACATCCCCCTGCTGGTGGATCATTTCATTCGCCGTTACGCGGCGAAGGACGGCAAGCGCATCGCCGGCATCGAGCCGGTGGCGCTGGCGGCGCTCACCGACTACGCCTGGCCCGGAAACGTGCGCGAGCTGGAGAACGCCATCGAGCGCGCCGTCGTCCTGATGCAAGGGGAACGCCTGCGCCTCGAGGACCTGCCGCCGGAAGTGCTGCAGCGGGCGCCGGAGGACCGGATCTCCTTCCCCGTGGGCACCTCGCTGCGCGAGATCGAGCGTCGGATGATCGCCGAAACCCTGCGCTTCACCGACGGCGACAAGACCAAGGCGGCACGCTTGCTCGGCATCACCGCGCGTACCATCTATCGAAAGCTCGAGCGCCGGCGGCGCGAGCTCGCCAGTTCCTTGACGCGGGCCACCGCCGCGGCGCGGCGCCGCCCGGCCCCGCGGATTCTGCCGGCTCCTTTGGCTTCCGCAGCGGCATCGTGCCCTTCGCCCGGCGACGACGAGGGCCCCTGACCTCGCTCCCTTGCGCCCTGCTTCCACAGGCCCTACCATCGTCCCATTGACGACGTCTCAGGCTTCTGCCCTTAAGACAACGCTGGCCCCGTAGCCTCCCGGGGGATGCGACCCGAAGCATGATTCGAACCGTCCGTGCGCGCGGCGTGCGCCTCGCCGCACTCGCTCTCGCCTGCCTCCCGGCCGCCGGCCGCGCCGCTCTCGCTGCCCCGAGCGGTAGCCCGTCGCGGGAGAGCGTGACGCCGTCCGTCGCGGTAGCCCGGACCGACGCGCCGACCCCCGTGGTCCGGGCGCGGCTCGCCCCGCTCCGGCTCGCAGGCTCTCCGCTCGGGCCATTCCAGCCCACCGAGGCGCCGAGCCTGGAGGGCAGCCCGGTCGAGTACCTCATCGTCACCTCCCAGGCCATGGCCGGGGAGTTCGCCCGGCTCGCGGCTTGGAAGACCGCGAAGGGCGTGCCCGCGGTGGTGCGCACCGTGACGGAGGTGCGAGCCGCCGCCGTGCAGGGCTGTGACTTCGCCGAGACGCTGCGCAACTACCTGCGCGACGCCTACCAGCTCTGGGGCGTCCGCTTCGTCCTCCTCGCCGGCGATACCGACATCATTCCGGCCCGCTACGTGGCGATGCAGATGCTCAATTTCGACTTCCCCATCTCCGATCTCTACTACTCCTGTCTCGACGGTACCTGGAACGCCGACGGCGACGCCTTCTTCGGCGAGCCGCCGGCTGCACCCGGCGCAGCGAGCGACGAGGCGGACCTCGTCTCGGAGGTGTACTTGGGGCGCGCCCCGGTGAGCACCAGCGCCGAGGCGAAAGTGTTCGTCGACAAGACGCTCGGCTACGAGCTGCCGGTGCAGCAGGACTTTCAACACAAGATCCTCTTCCTGGCGGAAGTCTTGTTCCCGACCAACTACGACCCACAGGGGCCGCCGCCGTCGGCCGACGGAGCGGAGTACGCCGAGGAAGTGGCGCACCTCCTGCCGGCGGGGATGCAAGTTCGCAAGCTTTACGAAGCCACCCAGCTCTGGGAGGGGAGCGAGCCCTTGACGCGGCTCGGGGCGACGCAGGCCATCGACGCCGGCAACGGCACCGTGGTCCATGTCGGTCACGGCTTTCGCTACACCCTCTCTCTCGGCGACGCCAGCCTCACGGTGAGGGAGGCGGCGGAGTTGGTCAACGGCCCCCGGGCCGGACTCTTCTACATGCTCAACTGTACCGCCACGGCTTTCGACTTCGAATCCATGGCGGAGACACTGCTGCACAACCCCGACGGCGGCGCCACCGTGGTCATCGGCGCCACGCGCGAAGCCTTCCCGGCCACGGCACGCACCTATCAGCTCGCTTTCTTCGACAAACTCTTCGTGCAGGGCGAGCGCCGCGTGGGTGTGGCGATGACCGAGTCGCGCCACCAACTTTTGTTGCCCTTCCTGCCCGCGGTGGAGCTCTGGACGCAGCTCGTCTACACCCTCCTCGGGGATCCGGAGCTCGGCATCGCCACCCGGGTCGAAGCGTTGCAGGTGGAGGGCGTCCCGGCGTCGCTTCATGTGGGACCGCAGCAGGTATCGCTCACGGTGCACGATGCGCAAGGACCGCTCGACCGGGCCTTGGTCTGCTTTTCCAAGCCCGGTGACGAGTACCGCGTGGCGCGCACCGGCGCGAACGGTGTCGTGGTGCTCGACGTCGAGCCGGGGACAGCGGGAACGCTGGATCTCACCGTGACCGGCTACGATCACTTGCCGTATCGGGCGACGCTACCGGTGACGCTGGCCGGCGCTGGACTCACGCTCGCTTCGACGCAGGTGAGCGACGACGGCGGCGGCAGCGGCACGGGCAACCAGGACGGACGCTTGGACGCGGGCGAGACGGCGACGCTCCGGCTCATACTGCACAATTCCGGCAACACGACGCGGACCGGCATCGCCGCCACCCTCACCACGACGGATCCAGCCGTCACCATTCTCCAGGGCACGAGCGCCTATCCCAATCTCGCCGCGAGCCAGGAAGCCGCCGGTGTGTCGCCCTTCGTGGTGCGCCTCGCTCCCAGCGTCTCGGACGGCAGCGTCGTCACCATGAGCCTCGCGGTCCAGTACGCCAGCGGCAGCGCGAGCCATCGTGTCGAGCTGCTGGTACGCGCCGCATCCCCGCTTCTCGCCAATCTGCGTCTCGACGACTCCCGAGCCGGCAATGGCAACGGCGTGCAGGAAGCCGGCGAAGCCGTGGATCTTTTCTATCGTCTCGAGAACCGCGGCGGTGGCACGGCGCTGCAGGTGTCCCTCGCCCTCGTGGCGGTGGATCCCACCCTGGAGACGTTGGTGGATTCGGTGACGGTCGCCGACATTCCGCCCGGAGCGACGGTGGAGATCGCGACACCCCTCGTGGTGCGCGAGCCGGACACCGAGCTCAGCCGGCCGGCGGAGCTGTGGCTGCGGCATCTGCAGAATGCGGAGGGCAGCTTCATCGCCTTCGATCTACGCCGGCCGGAGGTGCCGACGGGGTTGTCCTTCGCCAGCTCCGACGCCAGCGACGTCATCCAGATCCGCTGGAATCCGGTGAACGATTTCGATCGCCTGGGATACCACGTGCATCGCGCCGACGCGCCGGCCGGGCCGTTCGTTCGTGTCGATACCGACCTCCCCCTGCACGGCACCTACCGCGATGTCGGCCTCGCCCCCAGCCATCGCTACTATTACCGGGTGACGGCGCTCGACCGCACCTTCCTCGAAGGCGACCCGAGCCTCACCGTTTCGGTGAGCACGAATCCGCCCCTCGTTTCCGGCTGGCCCAACGATGCCAACGATTTCTCCGCTTCGACTCCCGGTGTGGCCGACGTCGACGGGGACGGCGGGCTGGACGTGGTGGTGGCGGCGAAGCAAGTCCTCGCCTGGGATGCCCACGGCATCGAGCTGCGCGACGCCGACCAGAACGCCGCCACTTGGGGAGTTCTCTACGGCCACGGCGAGGTCTTCGGTCCCGTGGCGATCGCCGATCTCGATCGCGCTCCGGGACGAGAGATCGTCGTCGCCACCTGGGATCCGATCTCGCGCTTCGTGACCGTGGTCAACGGTGAGGGTGCTGACCTCCCGGGCTGGCCTCGTCCTCTGGCGCCTGCGGCGGAGTCGCATCGGGGTTCTCAGGTGCCGCCGGTGGTGGCGAACCTGGACGACAGGGGAGCGCCGGAGATCCTGCTCGCCGCCCGCGATGGCCGCCTGTACGGCTGGCACGCCGACGGCAGCGAGATCGCCGACGGTGACGCCTCGGCGGCCACCCAAGGGGTGCTGTTCGATACCGGGAGCCCCTTCCTGCGCTGCGCCCCCGCGGTCGCGCCTCTCGATCCGTCCTCTCCGGGTCAGGAGATCGTCTTCGGCGGCACCAACGGCAAGCTCTACGTCCTCGACGCGCAAGGACGGCCGCTTCCCGGCTGGCCGCGCACCGCGCCGCTCGGTGGTGACCCCTTCGGTACCGTCTTCGCCAGCGGCATCTGCATCGCCGACCTCGAGCGCGACGGCCAGCGCGAGATGGTGTTCTTGGAAAGCTCGGGGCGCTTGCACGCCATGCATACGGACGGCAGCGAACTGCCGGGCTTCCCGGTCGGCGGCATCCAGGCGCTGAGCGGCTCCGTGGTGCCCTCGCCGGCACTGGGAAATCTGCAAGGAGATGGGGCGCTGGAGATCGTCGTCGGTGGCAGCGACGGCCGCATCCACGTCTTCGACGCCCACGGCATCGCGCTCTTGCCGCAGCCGTTCTTCTCCGGTGCGGTGAGCGAGAGTTCGCCGCTCCTCGGTGACGTGGACGGGGACGGGGAGATCGAGATCCTCTTTGGCAACGAGAACGCCGTCCTGCACGCCTGGAATCTGGACGGTTCGGAGGTGGACGGTTTTCCCATCGCCCTCGGCGCCGAGCTGCGGGCGACGCCGACCCTGGAAGATGTGAACGGCGACGGCAACGCCGACCTGCTGGCGCAGAGCTGGGAGGGCAGGATCACGCTGTGGGATCTGGGGGTGCCCTGGGTCCCGTCTCGCTTCCCCTGGCCGACGCACCGCGGCAGCATCCACCGCACCGGCGAGTACGGCTTCGCCGTGCCGACGCCGCTTGCTCTCACCGATCTGCACGCCGTCTTCGAGGCCGGGCGCGGCGTGTGGCTGTCGTGGCGGGGTGGCACCGAGGTGGGCGAACGCCAGTGGCGCGTGCGCCGGGCCGGTCCGTTCGCTGCCGAGCCGGAGCGCGGGGAGGCGGAGTGGACGCAAGGCGCGGTGGTGGTGGCGACGCTGCGCGGCCACGGCGAGCTCCAGTGCCTCGACGCGAGCGCTGCTCCCGCGAGCTGGTACGGCTATTTGATCGAGGTGGAGGGGGAGGAGGGCTTCCGGATCGCGGCGGTGCTCACGCTCTTCACCGCCCCCGCTTCCGAGCTGCGACTGCACGCGGCCGTGCCGAACCCCTTCAATCCGAACACGCGCCTCGCCTTCGATGTACCCGCCCTCGCTGGCGCCACCGTCGCCGTGGCGGTACGACTGGACCTCATCGATGCCCGCGGCCGGGTGGTGGCGACGCCGGTGCGGGGCATGCTGCGTCCCGGGCCGCACGCGATCCAGTGGGATGGGCGGGATGCCTCCGGGCGCGAGGCTCCGAGCGGTGTTTACGTGGCGCGTCTCAGCGCCGCGGACCGCGTGGTGACGCGAAAGCTCACGCTGCTACGCTGAGCCGCTCGCTCCGCGCCGATCTTGCTCCTCGAGACGTTCGCCACCGTGCTCGCAGCCCTCACGGGTCTGCAAAAGCCAGGGTGCGTGCGTCATTTCTCGAACAGGGCGCTGATTTCCCGATAGGGTACGGCAGCTTCGGCAAAGGTGAAGGTGCCGCGTTCGCGCATTTCCCGGGCGGCGCGAAGAAAGGCCCCGAGAGCCGCGCGGGAGAGCGCGCTCCCCACGCTGACGCGTTTCACACCCAGCGCCGCCAGCTCCGCCAGGCTCAGCTGCACCCCTTGCAATCCCATCACCACGTTCACCGGGCGACCGACCGCACCGACGACGGCGGCGATGTCTTCCTTGCTCCGCAAGCCCGGCGCATAGAGGACATCCGCCCCTGCCTCCTGATAGGCCTGTAGTCGCCGGATGGTGTCGTCGAGGTCCGGTCGGCCGACGAGGTAGTTCTCCGCTCGGGCGGTCAGCGTGAAAGGGGAGGGAAGGGCGCGCACCGCTTCCGCCGCTGCACGGATGCGCTCCACGGCAAGACCGTACTCATAGATCGGAGCGCTGGGGCGCTGGGTCGAATCCTCGATCGAGCCGCCGGCGAGACCGGTTGCCGCGGCGAGCCGCAGCGTTTCCGCCACCGTCTCTGGAGGGTCACCAAAGCCGTTCTCGAGGTCGGCGCTCACCGGCAAATCGGTGGCGGCGACGATCGCCGCCACGTGCGCCAGCATGCGTTCGCGACCGATGCTGTTGTCCCGCTGGCCGACGGAGAATGCGAAGCCTGCGCTCGTGGTCGCGAGCGCCTCGAAGCCGAGCCCGGCGAGGAGGCGCGCCGTGCCTGCGTCCCAAGGATTGGGGATGATGAAGGCTCCGTCGCGCTCGTGGAGAGCGCGAAAGGCTTTGCCCTTCTCCGCTTGCGTCCGCATGCGAGCCTCGCCCGGGGAGTCTACGCCTCGCGCCCGAGTGAGGGAAGGTGAGGCGCGCTGCCACACACTGGGGGGGAGAAAGCTCGTCAGCGTACACCGGCCTCGGCTACAATGG is a window of Candidatus Krumholzibacteriia bacterium DNA encoding:
- a CDS encoding C25 family cysteine peptidase; translated protein: MIRTVRARGVRLAALALACLPAAGRAALAAPSGSPSRESVTPSVAVARTDAPTPVVRARLAPLRLAGSPLGPFQPTEAPSLEGSPVEYLIVTSQAMAGEFARLAAWKTAKGVPAVVRTVTEVRAAAVQGCDFAETLRNYLRDAYQLWGVRFVLLAGDTDIIPARYVAMQMLNFDFPISDLYYSCLDGTWNADGDAFFGEPPAAPGAASDEADLVSEVYLGRAPVSTSAEAKVFVDKTLGYELPVQQDFQHKILFLAEVLFPTNYDPQGPPPSADGAEYAEEVAHLLPAGMQVRKLYEATQLWEGSEPLTRLGATQAIDAGNGTVVHVGHGFRYTLSLGDASLTVREAAELVNGPRAGLFYMLNCTATAFDFESMAETLLHNPDGGATVVIGATREAFPATARTYQLAFFDKLFVQGERRVGVAMTESRHQLLLPFLPAVELWTQLVYTLLGDPELGIATRVEALQVEGVPASLHVGPQQVSLTVHDAQGPLDRALVCFSKPGDEYRVARTGANGVVVLDVEPGTAGTLDLTVTGYDHLPYRATLPVTLAGAGLTLASTQVSDDGGGSGTGNQDGRLDAGETATLRLILHNSGNTTRTGIAATLTTTDPAVTILQGTSAYPNLAASQEAAGVSPFVVRLAPSVSDGSVVTMSLAVQYASGSASHRVELLVRAASPLLANLRLDDSRAGNGNGVQEAGEAVDLFYRLENRGGGTALQVSLALVAVDPTLETLVDSVTVADIPPGATVEIATPLVVREPDTELSRPAELWLRHLQNAEGSFIAFDLRRPEVPTGLSFASSDASDVIQIRWNPVNDFDRLGYHVHRADAPAGPFVRVDTDLPLHGTYRDVGLAPSHRYYYRVTALDRTFLEGDPSLTVSVSTNPPLVSGWPNDANDFSASTPGVADVDGDGGLDVVVAAKQVLAWDAHGIELRDADQNAATWGVLYGHGEVFGPVAIADLDRAPGREIVVATWDPISRFVTVVNGEGADLPGWPRPLAPAAESHRGSQVPPVVANLDDRGAPEILLAARDGRLYGWHADGSEIADGDASAATQGVLFDTGSPFLRCAPAVAPLDPSSPGQEIVFGGTNGKLYVLDAQGRPLPGWPRTAPLGGDPFGTVFASGICIADLERDGQREMVFLESSGRLHAMHTDGSELPGFPVGGIQALSGSVVPSPALGNLQGDGALEIVVGGSDGRIHVFDAHGIALLPQPFFSGAVSESSPLLGDVDGDGEIEILFGNENAVLHAWNLDGSEVDGFPIALGAELRATPTLEDVNGDGNADLLAQSWEGRITLWDLGVPWVPSRFPWPTHRGSIHRTGEYGFAVPTPLALTDLHAVFEAGRGVWLSWRGGTEVGERQWRVRRAGPFAAEPERGEAEWTQGAVVVATLRGHGELQCLDASAAPASWYGYLIEVEGEEGFRIAAVLTLFTAPASELRLHAAVPNPFNPNTRLAFDVPALAGATVAVAVRLDLIDARGRVVATPVRGMLRPGPHAIQWDGRDASGREAPSGVYVARLSAADRVVTRKLTLLR
- a CDS encoding isocitrate lyase/phosphoenolpyruvate mutase family protein, giving the protein MRTQAEKGKAFRALHERDGAFIIPNPWDAGTARLLAGLGFEALATTSAGFAFSVGQRDNSIGRERMLAHVAAIVAATDLPVSADLENGFGDPPETVAETLRLAAATGLAGGSIEDSTQRPSAPIYEYGLAVERIRAAAEAVRALPSPFTLTARAENYLVGRPDLDDTIRRLQAYQEAGADVLYAPGLRSKEDIAAVVGAVGRPVNVVMGLQGVQLSLAELAALGVKRVSVGSALSRAALGAFLRAAREMRERGTFTFAEAAVPYREISALFEK
- a CDS encoding sigma-54 dependent transcriptional regulator; the protein is MRHLLLLVDDEPALLDSLYRILKRDTYDILTAASAAEALRLLDEEPVSLCLADLRMPGMDGLELLRRLRASHPDVAGVLMSGHASIEVAVEAMREGACDFLLKPFGRSQLETVVERALASRRRRALAPSVAADSALQQLIGPSSAMRRVLQLVEQVGPSSANVLIQGESGTGKELIASAIQQLSRRREEPYIRVNCAAIPDSLMESELFGHEKGAFTGAHKAKKGKFELADGGTIFLDEIGDMSASTQTKLLRVLQEGEFDRVGGTRTLSVDVRIIAATNADLERLVAERRFREDLYYRLRVIQVQLPPLRERKSDIPLLVDHFIRRYAAKDGKRIAGIEPVALAALTDYAWPGNVRELENAIERAVVLMQGERLRLEDLPPEVLQRAPEDRISFPVGTSLREIERRMIAETLRFTDGDKTKAARLLGITARTIYRKLERRRRELASSLTRATAAARRRPAPRILPAPLASAAASCPSPGDDEGP
- a CDS encoding FAD:protein FMN transferase is translated as MLLLLAGCDRGPHRATDAFVAMGAPVQITVLARNEAEADAALRAARAEVERLEALLSDFRPASDLCRLNERESVTLAPETRLLLQRAQQVCRDTGGAFDVSIGPVKRLWGFGGDTTPHLPEASALQHLLLHVGCETYRLEADGSFHWLDPEARLDLGGIAQGFVARCVADSFRARGLRDFLIDISGDIVVGGERPRGGPWRIGVQNPRQPDSLLATVPMRWRAVTTSGDYEQFFIEGGVRYHHIFDPATGYPARGTASVSVFSDDPIAADCYATALFVLGPERGMAFLAARPDLQAVFVVEGKEGGVALQPSAGIAAVFAPAQR